The Candidatus Celerinatantimonas neptuna DNA segment TTTATTTGTTGGTGGATTGCTTTATCGAAGCCATTTGCAACGTAATGTTGAAACGGTAATCAAGGATTAAACGGATGACATTAAAGGCTTTAGAATCAGCGCTGAGAAATGATGATTATCGTAAAGCGCTGACACTTATTTTGATTTGCTTTGCAGTGGTTCTTTTTGTCGGCGTTGGTTTGCGATCGCCATGGCCGGCTGATGAGCCCCGATTTGCTGAGGCTGCTCGGGAGATGGTCGCATCAGGTCATTGGTTTTTCCCGTTGAGAGGTGGAGAGTTATATCCTGATAAACCACCTGTTTTTATGTGGTCGATAGCTTTTTTCTATCTGCTTATCGGGAATATCAAGGTAGCCTTTATGCTGCCGAATATTCTGGTTTCACTGGTGAGTGTGTGGTGCGTTTTCGATTTAACTTATCGGTTGTGGAATGTCCGAACTGCTAAATGGGCTGCATTTGCTTTGCTCCTTGCCCCTCAATTTATCCTTCAGGCTAAATCAGCCCAGATCGATGCCATGGTTGCTGCATGGATTACGATAGCCATGTACGGTTTGGTTCGACACTTTTTTATTCGTAGAAGTTGGTGCTGGTATCTGGTCGCATGGGGATTTATGGGCCTTGGGATTATTACCAAAGGGGTTGGCTTTCTGCCTGCTTTCCTGTTGGTCCCTATATTAATTCTACACTTTTCTAAACGGTATGATTTTGGTGATGCTGTCGGGTGGAAATTATGGTTAGGCCCTGTTGCTATGCTAGCTGTTGTTGGCTGCTGGCTGCTTCCAATGGTCTATATTGCCAATCATAGTGGCAATCCTGATTTTATTGCTTATAAAGATGATATTCTGTTTCGCCAGACGATGAAGCGTTATGCTCATTCATGGACTCATTTGCAACCTTGGTATTATTTCTTATTTCGTTTTCCTATTTTGTGGTTTCCTCTACCATTTTTCCTTTTAAATCGTGTGTTCTGGAAAAAAATCTGTGATGTCCGGGGGGCAACCTTATTGGTCTGGATTGCCCTGGTTCTCTTGTTTTTTAGCTCGACCCCCGGGAAGCGGGAAGTTTATATTTTACCTGCATTACCCATGTTAGCTGTTGTTGTTGCACCTTATTTAGCTCGTGAAACAGTCAGTAACTGTTTGATATGGCTGATTAATATATTGTTGGTTGCTATTAGTTTATTGGTCGGTATTGTTGGTGTTTTAGGTGTGATGCATGTTCATGCTGTTGTAAAAGTAGTCGCTAAACAAGGTATTGAACCATCGGTGTTATTCCCACTTCTTACGGATTTGGGACTGATGTTGATTGCTGGAGCTTTGGTTGCTTTAGTGATTCTGTTTATTTTCCGAAAAAGTAGCGCGTTGATCCGCATGGGGATGGTTTCGTGTTGGGGGTGGATTTGGTTTAGTCTCGTGGGTTATCCACTGATTAATCCGATTCGAACGGCAGCAGTTCCGATTATGAAAAAAGCTGCTAAGCATATAGGTCCGAATGGACAGCTAGGGCTTGTCGCTTTTAAAGAGCAGTTTTTGTTGGCATCGCCAGTTCCTATTACTCAATTTAGCTATTTGGCTTCAAGAACTGAGCAACTTCGAAATGCTTGGCTTTGGATGAGTGAACGTTCTAATCGGTTTATTCTTTTACCTGCGAAAGCAGGAGAGCAGGTTGATTGTTTCCATTTATCAAAAGGTGTTAATTTGGGGACAGGGTACCGGAATCATTGGTGGCTATTGAGTGCAACTGCACTCGATAAAAGTTGCCCAAGGCCTGATGAGATTAAGCGCTACCACATGTCTAAATAGGCTACTGTAATTCAGAGGTTGCTTGTGTATGAAGCAACACTCTGTTATCTATCGGTTTTGCCCCACACGAGTGATCGTTGTATTCATCGTGTGACATTAAACCTGAATAGCTAGATTTTGTAGTAGTTACGGTACCATTGAACAAACTGTTCTACACCCTCACTTACTGCTGTTTGTGGTTGATAATTGACTGTCTTGAATAGGTCGTCTGTATCAGCCCATGTAGCATAGACATCGCCAGGTTGCATCGGAAGCATATTTTTCTTGGCTTCAAGTCCTAATGATGATTCAAGAGCATTAATAAAGTTCATTAATTGCACCGGGCTACCATTACCGATATTGAATATACGATAAGGAGCCGAACTATCTGCTGGAGTTCCATCATTTGGCTCCCAATCTGGGTTAGGCTGAGGAATAACATCCTGAATTCGAATGATACCCTCGACAATATCATCGATATAAGTGAAGTCACGACTGAGATCCCCATGATTGTATACGTCGATGGGGTGTCCAGCTAATATCGCTTTGGTAAATTTGAACAGCGCCATATCCGGGCGTCCCCAAGGACCATATACGGTAAAAAACCGTAGCCCGGTAGTTGGTATTCCATAGAGGTGGGAGTAACAATGTGCCATTAATTCATTGGATTTTTTTGTCGCTGCATAAAGGGATACAGGGTGGTCAACAGGGTCACTGGTAGAGAAAGGCATTTTGTGGTTGAGCCCATAAACCGAGCTTGATGATGCATAGACTAAATGCTCAACCTGGTGTTGCCGGCATCCTTCTAGAATTGTCAGATGGCCTATTAGGTTGCTATCGGCATAAGCCATTGGGTTTTCTAATGAATATCTGACGCCAGCCTGGGCAGCTAAATGAATAACCCGTTGAAATTTGTGTGTTTGAAAAAGTGTGGCTATACCATCTCTATCTGACAGATCCAGTTTAATAAATTCAAATAATTTTTGCTCTGATAGTCGTGCCAGACGGGCTTTTTTCAAGTTGACGTCATAATAGTCGTTTAAGTTGTCAATACCAATGACCTGATGGCCTTGAATTGTTAGTATTTCACTGACCCGTGAACCAATAAATCCGGCTGCGCCGGTGACTAAATATTTCATGATGCTCTCTTTGATGTAATAATGGAGCAAAAGGTTGCCTTAGCCCAAATGCTCATGCATAGCCGAATGAATTGATCTTTTTTGGAAGTATTGATATTGAGTGTTGTTCATTTAGACTGCGTCAGGTCCAGATTGTGTTGTTATGATGCATAGTCTGTGACTTTTTTGCTCAAGTAAACGAACCGTTGCTTTTTAAAGCTTACCAAACGTCAATGACGATCTTAGATCAATAGGGAGTATAATACCCTGAATTTGTTATGTCTGGTAAGACATCTTCGGAGGCAAAAAATTTCCGCTTAAAATGTGAAATTTGCATGAATGGTTTTTCCTGTAAGACGGTTTTACCGGAGAGGGCATGTTATTATATGACGCTTTTGACAGTGATTGGCGTTTCCTTCAGTCATACAGCATTCTCCGTTTCGGAAAAATTTAAATAAATGACTGAATTGAATTATGGCCATTGGTTTTCTAACGGAGCGTGTTTCTATGGAAGAATCTGTTTTATGCCTAAGATTTGTTTGATTTGAAGAAGGCTTGCTATCGGGTTTCAACCGATCTAAAGGCAGATTTTATTTGAGGTATATTTGGTGAATTGGCAGGAAATTATAGCTCATTACGGTTATCTGGCGATTATCGTAGGGACTTTTTTCGAAGGTGAAACGATTTTGGTTTTGGCTGGCTTTCTGGCTCATCAGGGATATTTAGGACTTCCTGAGGTGATGGGAGCTGCTTTTATAGGGACATTGTTTGGAGACCAGTTATATTACTACATTGGGCGTATTAAAGGTGTTAGTTTTATTGCATCCAGACCTCGCTGGAGGCTTAAATCCAGGCGAATTTTTCGTTTACTGAAGCGGCATCAGGTTCTGTTAATTCTAGGTTTTCGATTTCTTTATGGGATAAGAACTGTTACGCCATTTGTTTTAGGTTCGGCGGGTGTTCGTCCAAAACTTTATGTTCCTTTAAATATTCTGGGAGCCGCAATCTGGGCGATTGGTGTTGGGTTACTAGGATTCTGGTTCGGTAAAGCCGTACAATTATTCTTAGTGCAATTGCACCATTATGAAAAGTGGTTTGTGATCATACTGATATTGGCTATTAGCGGTATTGGGTTACTTTTTTATAGAAAAAATCGTTCTTGTCATTGAACATGATGGTGATGTCTATGAACCAGAAATACGATAATATGCGTATTAGTCGTGGTTAAATATATAGTTTCCCTTATATGGATTCATTTTTTGACGGATTAAAATTTGACCGGAATTAATAATCCATGTCAGTAGTTATGTTGATTTTAAACTTCAATCAGTTGCCTTTACTGGCAAATTTTTTGCATTAATACAATAGACGAATGTCTTGCTGGAGATAGATATGACAAAATCATGTTTTCGCGGAGCATCTGGTGTATCCGTTGCGGTTCGCCCCTGTTCTCGGTCTAATGGAAGTTCGAAAAATGCATTGCCAGTTTTGGGAACGTATTCCTGTAAGAAGGAATTGATAAAAAAGTAGCTGACAGTTCAGTTTGTCTCTCGAGTAATCGTGCTGATGACGTTTCGTCTCAGGATAAGGAAGCTGAACTGCGTTATGTCTGATTGAAGCATACACATTACACATAAGCGATGACGGGGACGTAAGTCCTCTTTTTTATGTGTTGTTTTTGTAGATGATGGGCTCTTGCTTTTGTAGTTGTA contains these protein-coding regions:
- the wbgU gene encoding UDP-N-acetylglucosamine 4-epimerase: MKYLVTGAAGFIGSRVSEILTIQGHQVIGIDNLNDYYDVNLKKARLARLSEQKLFEFIKLDLSDRDGIATLFQTHKFQRVIHLAAQAGVRYSLENPMAYADSNLIGHLTILEGCRQHQVEHLVYASSSSVYGLNHKMPFSTSDPVDHPVSLYAATKKSNELMAHCYSHLYGIPTTGLRFFTVYGPWGRPDMALFKFTKAILAGHPIDVYNHGDLSRDFTYIDDIVEGIIRIQDVIPQPNPDWEPNDGTPADSSAPYRIFNIGNGSPVQLMNFINALESSLGLEAKKNMLPMQPGDVYATWADTDDLFKTVNYQPQTAVSEGVEQFVQWYRNYYKI
- the arnT_1 gene encoding Undecaprenyl phosphate-alpha-4-amino-4-deoxy-L-arabinose arabinosyl transferase gives rise to the protein MTLKALESALRNDDYRKALTLILICFAVVLFVGVGLRSPWPADEPRFAEAAREMVASGHWFFPLRGGELYPDKPPVFMWSIAFFYLLIGNIKVAFMLPNILVSLVSVWCVFDLTYRLWNVRTAKWAAFALLLAPQFILQAKSAQIDAMVAAWITIAMYGLVRHFFIRRSWCWYLVAWGFMGLGIITKGVGFLPAFLLVPILILHFSKRYDFGDAVGWKLWLGPVAMLAVVGCWLLPMVYIANHSGNPDFIAYKDDILFRQTMKRYAHSWTHLQPWYYFLFRFPILWFPLPFFLLNRVFWKKICDVRGATLLVWIALVLLFFSSTPGKREVYILPALPMLAVVVAPYLARETVSNCLIWLINILLVAISLLVGIVGVLGVMHVHAVVKVVAKQGIEPSVLFPLLTDLGLMLIAGALVALVILFIFRKSSALIRMGMVSCWGWIWFSLVGYPLINPIRTAAVPIMKKAAKHIGPNGQLGLVAFKEQFLLASPVPITQFSYLASRTEQLRNAWLWMSERSNRFILLPAKAGEQVDCFHLSKGVNLGTGYRNHWWLLSATALDKSCPRPDEIKRYHMSK
- the yohD gene encoding Inner membrane protein YohD; translated protein: MNWQEIIAHYGYLAIIVGTFFEGETILVLAGFLAHQGYLGLPEVMGAAFIGTLFGDQLYYYIGRIKGVSFIASRPRWRLKSRRIFRLLKRHQVLLILGFRFLYGIRTVTPFVLGSAGVRPKLYVPLNILGAAIWAIGVGLLGFWFGKAVQLFLVQLHHYEKWFVIILILAISGIGLLFYRKNRSCH